The DNA sequence ATTAACTATATGTGCTGTTTTGCTTGGTAATTAAGATGAGAATAATATATAttgattgttgtttatttttacattgctttAAAGTTCCAGCAATGTCCTGGGTTAAAACACAGCCTATTCACTTACCACAGCTCTGAAATTACTTAAAAACGGTACAAGCATTCTTTCATCCTGCTATGAGGGAAACGGTACCCTGTAGCGCCCTTACCTTTCACAGTAATCAAATAAAAGTTGAGTTTCAGGTCGTTGAACCAGCCTGAAATCTCCACCCTGCACCCGTAGATCCCGGAGTCGTTCTCCGTCACGTTGATGATGGTCAGCGACACGTTTCCCTCCTGAACCCCGCTCTGTAACCGGTATCTGTCCGATTCGCTGAAGGTCACTTTTTCCCCGTCGGTGGAAACGATTGTGTTGCTGCATTTGGACGTGGGAACCTCGCCTCTCCCCCAGCACATTTCCGTGAGCCCGTTAGCTATGATGTCATAGCGGCAGGGCAGAGTAACCGACTCTCCGGTTTTACCGATCAGCGTCAGCATCGATCCCACGCACACTGGAAAAACAAGCAGGGTAGCAGACGCTTAGTGGCTcagatttaataaaaaatagtaataatttttaaaaagaatcacAGTTTGACTATTCCCCCCCACTGCAGTTTTCAGATTCGTCTTTGATTATTCGCAAACCCTGCACGTGTAACAGACGAGTTTTTCAGTGTTAGGACTTACCTGACAATACGGACAAAGTAGTACAATAGAATACTGCGCACAGACGACGCATTCTCCCCAGTAGTCAAATGCAGAGGTAGGCAAAGGCAGAGTCTTTAACTACTGCCCACGGTAAGTTCttctaaccaaaaaaaaaaaaaaaaacagaagcagcaATGCTTTGCTTTTTTAGACACTTCCTCTTTTCGTTAGGTATGAGCATATTCCAAATGGGCTCCATTAAAGTGCAAAACTTAATGTCGAACATAGTCTAATCAGAAAACGTGAAATGGAACTATGAGCACTTTGTGGGAGATTACTGAAATCGACGGTGGCTCACATCCCGGTTTTACGTTCTAACCTGAAAGTTGATAATGTGTTTGACGGAAGGCCAAAAAACAACGGAATGCAAGTGCCGTATGGTCAAGACGGACATATCTCGAAGTTTAAAGCTTAAAAACTTGATACTGTATCAAGTCATTATTTTATGTGTGGCATTCAATGGACATTTACAGCGCTTCCTAAGGAATGTGCTGCAAATATATTAACAAGATACTGCAACACAACTCCATAGATGGGCAACTGTACAGAACTGACCACTTGaagagaatttttattttttcaaacgGCTTGTTTTTGTGGGCAATGGTCTATGGCGCCTTTCAGTTGTTGCCCACAGGAAGGCACCTGAACATTGCCCACAAAAACAACCCGTTTCAAAAAGTTTCTATCCCATGAGAACTCAACTCCTGCTGATAaccctgtctgctgtctgtcctgctctgctctgtgtctaTGATGTCTCATACTGTACTATGTTAAATTGTCTGGGATGTCCCATGTTGTATTGTGTTAGAAATTACTGTGATGTTGGCATTAAATGTTGGGACCCTGCTGTTTATATGATTCTGTACCGCTCACAAATTCCACCAGCCTTggctgaatctgaatctgaatctgaatctgaatctgaatctgaatctgaatctgaatatgTCCCGTGCCTCACTGACAGGGCGTGGGTGCCAGACCACGTATAGGCCTATGTAAACATGGGTACAGACACACGGTCATATTTCCTGTGGACATTCGCACACTTCCTGTGGACATggcgcccacttcctgtctccacaAGACTGCAGCTGTCAAAAGCAGTGTTTGGGGGCTTCTAATTTGTATTTTACTCAAGAGGCTAAAAAAACCCACCGTTGCAGACTACAGCTgagttcatgttttattttggaaacaACCCCCACCTTTGTTTCTCCTTATGTAGGTCTCAGTGATGGCGCCAGTTGAACTGTAGCTCTACTTATTTGTAGGTCAGATGGTGGTTTTCTATGTGTGTTAAAAGCACCGTCTGTAAGTCTCTTCCACTGAAAGCGTTTGCTGAAGAGCTAAATTGTAAAACTCTCCCCCAGTCTGTGTGTATAGCATATACAGACACACTTTCCAGtatcttttaaaattgtatcttttaaaaatctttttttaaatatatatttttattttattaaactgaaagaacaataaaaaataaaaaaagtggtAACCAGCTTTGTTCTTGGAAATCTACTGtcctggaggttttcattttaacccaaatttggcacacccgactactactactaattactggctcaacaagatctctggctgttgactAGGTGTGAGTGCTTTGTCAAGGCTGGAGCGAAAACCTGCAggggatggtagatctccaggaacaggat is a window from the Anguilla anguilla isolate fAngAng1 chromosome 3, fAngAng1.pri, whole genome shotgun sequence genome containing:
- the LOC118223350 gene encoding hepatitis A virus cellular receptor 1 homolog isoform X2; the encoded protein is MRRLCAVFYCTTLSVLSVCVGSMLTLIGKTGESVTLPCRYDIIANGLTEMCWGRGEVPTSKCSNTIVSTDGEKVTFSESDRYRLQSGVQEGNVSLTIINVTENDSGIYGCRVEISGWFNDLKLNFYLITVKGEGTTPPADTGNSDIPVLVSVQDQEISQRFSGNVIRIGAAIFIPGLIIIVILELRSRQEKRRRSAEQLDHSAPTVQIRN
- the LOC118223350 gene encoding hepatitis A virus cellular receptor 1 homolog isoform X1, producing MRRLCAVFYCTTLSVLSVCVGSMLTLIGKTGESVTLPCRYDIIANGLTEMCWGRGEVPTSKCSNTIVSTDGEKVTFSESDRYRLQSGVQEGNVSLTIINVTENDSGIYGCRVEISGWFNDLKLNFYLITVKGVPESNTPLNTTELPVFYSDAQRGEGTTPPADTGNSDIPVLVSVQDQEISQRFSGNVIRIGAAIFIPGLIIIVILELRSRQEKRRRSAEQLDHSAPTVQIRN